A single Mustela lutreola isolate mMusLut2 chromosome X, mMusLut2.pri, whole genome shotgun sequence DNA region contains:
- the G6PD gene encoding glucose-6-phosphate 1-dehydrogenase isoform X6, with protein sequence MGHSCCSCSEPRARKYKCGLPQPCPEEHLAFRMVSGAANVIGPKICLEDKMLMSSVQDNVGRGLNVALVNGVSGELIEARAFDMWAGDVNDLLKFIRPLHEGTLVFVASYDDPATKMNEETRKLFSDLGSRNVKDLAFRDSWVFVGAKGMQNKSPFEQHVKNSKHTNKYEGWPEALEMEGCIPRRTTAR encoded by the exons ATGGGTCACTCCTGCTGTTCATGCTCAGAGCCACGAGCCAGGAAGTACAAGTGTGGCCTGCCCCAGCCATGCCCCGAGGAGCACCTAGCCTTCCGCATGGTCAGTGGGGCTGCCAATGTCATCGGACCGAAGATCTGCCTCGAAGATAAGAT GCTCATGAGCAGTGTCCAGGACAACGTGGGCCGTGGACTGAACGTCGCCCTGGTGAATG GGGTCAGCGGCGAGCTCATCGAGGCCCGGGCCTTTGACATGTGGGCAGGAG ATGTCAACGACCTGCTGAAGTTTATTCGGCCGCTGCATGAAGGCACCCTGGTATTTGTGGCATCCTACGACGACCCAGCCACCAA GATGAATGAAGAGACCAGGAAGCTTTTCAGCGATCTGGGCAGCAGGAACGTGAAGGATCTGGCTTTTCGGGATAGCTGGGTGTTTGTGGGGGCCAAGGGCATGCAGAACAAGAGCCCCTTCGAGCAG cacGTGAAGAACAGCAAGCACACCAACAAGTACGAAGGCTGGCCCGAGGCGCTGGAGATGGAGGGCTGCATCCCGAGGAGGACCACGGCCCGCTAG